The nucleotide sequence GACCTGGACGCGGCGGAGCAGGTCTTCGACCTCCTCATGGGCAACGACGTGGCGCCGCGCAAGGAGTTCATCACGGGCTCGGCGGCGACGCTCGACCGCTCGCGCATCGACGCCTGAGGCTCTCCACCCGTGGGTGGAGCGAGACGCTCCACCCACGGGCCGATCACATGGCTGCCGACTCTCCGTAGGCTTCATGTGACGGAGGGGGACAGGCATGAACGACAAGCCCGAGCGGGCGGATTCGAGGACGGGCACGGCCCAGGGGAGCTCCTGGCGCGCCTGGCCCTCGCGGGAGGCGCTGACCCGGGTCGGGGTGCCCCGGGGCCGGATCGTCCTGGACTACAGCATGATCACGGCCCTGAGCGCCGTGGTGCTCGCCGGCTGCTACACCTCGGGAGTGTTCGGCGGCTGGTACGCGCCCTTGCCGCCGCTCGGCTTCGGGCTCTGCGTGGCGGCTGCCCTCGGATACCACCACACGACCCTCGACCACCGGCTCGCGCCGTCGCTGGGGCTCCTCGGGCTGATATCTCTCTGCGGCCTCGGGGCCTACGCGGCCGGGGCGCCGACGTCGGCCACCGTCATGTGGATACTCGTCGCGATCACGGCGATGGAACGACTGCCGCTGCCCTTCGGCCTGGCCGCCGTGGCCGTCCTCGTCCCCGGCTTCGTGGAGGCCGACGAGACCGGGGTCCTGGGCGCGGGGCTCACGACCGCGGCCGTGCTGCTCGCCGGTTACTCGCTCCGGCTGGACGCCCAGGCGCGCGGTGCGGGTTTCCAGCTGCTCGCCCAGGAGCGGCTCGCCCGGGAGGCCGAGGCCGAGTCGGCCGCGCTGGCCGAGCGGGCCCGGATCGCCCGCGAGATACATGACGTGCTGGCCCACAGCCTCTCCGCCCAGATGGTGCACCTGGAGGTCGCGCGGCTCCAGATCGAGGCGGGCGCGGACCGCGGCGAGGTTCTCAAGCTCGTCACCTCGGCCCGCTCCATGGCCAGGGAGGGGCTCGCCGAGACCCGGCACGCCCTGTCGGCGCTGCGCGGGGATATGGTGCCCGTCGAGGACTACCTGCGGGAGCTCGCCCGGGAGGACCGCGCCGAGGTCGACGTCACCGGAGAGCGTCGGCAGCTGCCGGCCGAGGCCTCCCAGGCGGTGCGCCGGGTCGCGCAGGAGGCGCTGACGAATGTGCGCAAGCACGCCCCGGGCGCCCGGACGCGGATCCGGTTCGCCTACGAAGTGGATGCGATCTCCCTGGAGATACGTGACTC is from Streptomyces venezuelae ATCC 10712 and encodes:
- a CDS encoding sensor histidine kinase, whose product is MNDKPERADSRTGTAQGSSWRAWPSREALTRVGVPRGRIVLDYSMITALSAVVLAGCYTSGVFGGWYAPLPPLGFGLCVAAALGYHHTTLDHRLAPSLGLLGLISLCGLGAYAAGAPTSATVMWILVAITAMERLPLPFGLAAVAVLVPGFVEADETGVLGAGLTTAAVLLAGYSLRLDAQARGAGFQLLAQERLAREAEAESAALAERARIAREIHDVLAHSLSAQMVHLEVARLQIEAGADRGEVLKLVTSARSMAREGLAETRHALSALRGDMVPVEDYLRELAREDRAEVDVTGERRQLPAEASQAVRRVAQEALTNVRKHAPGARTRIRFAYEVDAISLEIRDSGPPPAADDGRGADGLGSSGSGYGLLGMRERAELLGGSLDAGPDGAGFAVRLRVPA